From the genome of Arthrobacter alpinus, one region includes:
- a CDS encoding TIGR01777 family oxidoreductase, whose amino-acid sequence MPTFSYTTALPFPRAEVFGWFTRPGALVRLTPSFFGKVLAEPSHGINPGSTAAIGVGAPGGLGMWLGAAAGTVAGMLPQALAGLRSLRPELRWDALHTELLPGEQFTDVMTNGPLTSWTHQHTFADGRVQGSTLMTDTVSYELPSVAAGHWARQQFEAELTRMFAFRERQLLGDLAFHAAHAENGGEPGTIAVTGASGLVGTQLCALLEGGGHTVVKLVRRAPRSGSEIFWDPAAGTLDAASLAGCDTVVHLAGHTIGGRFTTQTKDAIYRSRVLGTRLLAEKLALLADDGRHRALVSGSAVGYYGASPHGAAGSRGNSQALLESDPAGTDFLAQVSSDWEAACRPAADAGLRVANIRTGIVLSAAGGVLQRLLPLYLAGVGGPLGREQWQSWIGIDDIAGIFAHAALTPAVEGPVNAVAPHPVTAEQFAHTLGAVLHRPARVKVPALGPTLLLGKQGAAELALASQRVSCAKVVASGYEFRHESLETALRHILGA is encoded by the coding sequence ATGCCCACGTTCAGCTACACCACGGCCCTTCCCTTTCCACGGGCTGAGGTTTTCGGATGGTTTACCCGGCCCGGCGCCCTGGTCAGGCTTACGCCGTCGTTCTTTGGAAAGGTCCTGGCGGAGCCCAGCCACGGCATCAACCCGGGCTCGACGGCGGCCATTGGGGTGGGTGCGCCCGGCGGGCTGGGCATGTGGCTGGGTGCAGCGGCGGGCACAGTCGCCGGCATGCTTCCGCAGGCACTGGCGGGCCTGCGGTCCCTCCGGCCCGAACTGCGGTGGGATGCCCTCCACACGGAGCTGCTGCCCGGGGAACAGTTCACCGACGTGATGACCAACGGGCCGCTGACCAGCTGGACGCACCAGCACACCTTCGCCGACGGGCGCGTCCAAGGAAGTACGCTCATGACTGACACCGTCAGTTACGAGCTGCCCTCCGTGGCCGCGGGGCACTGGGCGCGGCAGCAATTTGAGGCCGAACTGACCCGAATGTTTGCCTTCCGTGAAAGGCAGCTCCTGGGGGACCTGGCTTTCCATGCGGCCCACGCAGAGAACGGCGGGGAGCCTGGCACCATCGCCGTGACGGGGGCCTCCGGGCTGGTGGGCACGCAGTTGTGTGCCCTGCTGGAAGGGGGTGGGCACACTGTTGTGAAGCTGGTGCGCCGGGCGCCGCGCAGTGGCTCGGAAATATTTTGGGACCCCGCCGCCGGGACGTTGGATGCGGCTTCGCTGGCCGGCTGCGACACAGTGGTCCACCTTGCCGGACACACGATTGGCGGCCGGTTCACCACACAGACCAAGGACGCCATCTATCGCAGCCGCGTCTTGGGTACCCGGCTGCTGGCTGAAAAGCTGGCGTTGCTGGCCGACGACGGACGGCACAGGGCCTTAGTTTCCGGCTCAGCCGTGGGCTACTACGGGGCGTCACCGCACGGCGCCGCCGGGAGCCGCGGAAATTCCCAGGCCCTGCTTGAGTCCGATCCCGCGGGCACGGACTTTTTAGCACAAGTGAGCAGCGACTGGGAGGCGGCGTGCCGCCCCGCGGCCGACGCGGGCCTACGGGTGGCCAATATCCGTACGGGAATAGTGCTTTCTGCCGCCGGAGGCGTCCTGCAACGGCTGCTTCCCCTCTACCTGGCCGGTGTGGGTGGGCCCCTGGGCAGGGAGCAGTGGCAGAGCTGGATCGGCATTGACGACATTGCCGGGATCTTTGCCCACGCGGCACTGACCCCCGCCGTGGAGGGGCCGGTCAATGCCGTGGCCCCGCACCCGGTTACTGCCGAACAGTTCGCCCACACTTTGGGGGCCGTGCTGCACCGGCCCGCGCGCGTGAAGGTGCCTGCCTTGGGTCCTACCCTGCTGTTGGGGAAGCAAGGTGCCGCCGAGCTGGCCTTAGCTAGTCAAAGGGTGTCCTGCGCCAAGGTGGTGGCCAGCGGCTACGAGTTCAGGCATGAGTCACTTGAAACGGCCCTGCGGCACATTCTGGGCGCTTGA
- a CDS encoding GmrSD restriction endonuclease domain-containing protein, whose translation MSKIRTTEPLRATDFIMGTVLATVLLVTTACGGVSAPAGAPASSMTTETAAASPAQDDPTPMDGDHAPDAGGADLAGNTEPEFAAKALDVLATLPVKGRAPKTGYARTEFGQAWADVDKNGCDTRNDMLNRDLSAKTFKPGTWECTVLTGVLADPYTAATISFVRGADTSSAVQIDHVVALSDAWQKGAQQLTVQQRTAFANDPLNLLAVDGPANQQKSDGDAATWLPPNKSYRCDYVARQISVKATYSLWVTAAEHDAMATVLSSCADVGVPTSAGAPAAETAAPPVAPAPALVPAHVPAPGAEVFYKNCAAVRAAGAAPIRAGQPGFQSKFDGDGDGVGCE comes from the coding sequence GTGAGCAAGATTCGTACCACCGAACCCCTCCGGGCCACCGATTTCATCATGGGCACGGTGCTTGCCACCGTTTTGCTGGTGACCACGGCGTGCGGTGGCGTGTCAGCACCTGCGGGCGCCCCGGCCTCGTCCATGACGACCGAGACAGCGGCGGCCTCCCCCGCACAGGATGACCCCACCCCCATGGACGGCGATCACGCGCCCGATGCCGGCGGCGCGGACTTGGCCGGCAACACCGAGCCGGAGTTCGCCGCCAAGGCCCTGGATGTCCTGGCCACACTCCCCGTCAAGGGCCGGGCACCGAAGACCGGATACGCCCGCACGGAATTTGGCCAGGCGTGGGCGGATGTGGACAAGAACGGCTGCGATACGCGCAATGACATGCTGAACCGGGATCTCAGTGCCAAGACGTTCAAGCCGGGCACGTGGGAGTGCACTGTTCTCACCGGCGTGCTGGCAGACCCCTACACGGCCGCCACCATATCCTTCGTGCGTGGGGCAGACACCAGCTCCGCCGTGCAAATTGACCATGTTGTGGCGCTCAGCGACGCCTGGCAGAAGGGCGCCCAGCAGCTCACCGTGCAACAGCGCACCGCGTTTGCCAACGATCCGCTGAACCTGTTGGCGGTCGACGGTCCTGCCAACCAGCAAAAGAGCGACGGCGACGCCGCCACTTGGTTGCCGCCGAATAAATCGTACCGCTGCGACTATGTGGCCCGGCAAATATCCGTCAAGGCCACCTACAGCTTGTGGGTCACCGCGGCCGAGCACGACGCCATGGCCACGGTTCTGAGTAGCTGCGCGGACGTTGGGGTGCCCACCAGTGCGGGCGCCCCCGCCGCAGAAACCGCAGCCCCGCCCGTGGCACCCGCACCGGCCCTCGTGCCAGCCCATGTTCCCGCTCCCGGCGCTGAGGTCTTCTACAAGAACTGTGCCGCCGTCCGAGCGGCAGGCGCCGCCCCCATCCGGGCCGGCCAGCCGGGATTCCAGTCCAAGTTCGACGGCGACGGGGATGGTGTGGGGTGTGAATAG
- a CDS encoding cysteine protease StiP family protein, producing the protein MSPAPLPVPLTGPEFGSYAPDEVTWLLKDLSHLTLEAPTAEREHAIQSGAANYAESLPVEYTPSPEYQALYQDAVQRSGGRIATAVGVVTELALAARNNSPVLVSLARAGTPIGILMRRWAQAVHGIDAPHFTMSIVRGVGLDQTALRYLAANFDPARILFVDGWTGKGAISKELAAALDSFEASDGVRFPADLAVLADPGHCVELYGTRQDYLIPSACLNSTVSGLVSRTVFNTEHIGPNDFHGAKFYAELAPSDVSGDFLDAISSQFSGVRGAVAAELADVADADRTPSWVGWQAVEAISSEYGINNVNLVKPGVGETTRVLLRRVPWKVLVNPGARADVAHVLLLAQQRGVPVEEVPGLPYSCVGLINPLFDKSAVGADGKAVHHA; encoded by the coding sequence ATGAGCCCGGCACCACTTCCCGTCCCCTTGACCGGGCCGGAGTTTGGCTCCTACGCCCCGGATGAGGTCACGTGGTTGTTGAAGGATTTGAGCCATTTGACTCTGGAGGCGCCCACCGCGGAACGCGAACACGCCATCCAGTCCGGTGCGGCGAACTATGCCGAATCTCTGCCGGTGGAATACACCCCCAGCCCCGAATACCAAGCACTGTACCAGGACGCGGTTCAGCGATCGGGCGGGCGCATTGCCACAGCGGTAGGCGTGGTGACGGAGCTGGCTCTGGCCGCCAGGAACAACAGCCCGGTGTTGGTGTCCCTGGCCAGGGCTGGTACGCCCATCGGGATTCTGATGCGCCGCTGGGCGCAGGCAGTCCACGGGATCGACGCCCCACATTTCACCATGAGCATTGTGCGCGGCGTGGGCCTTGACCAAACGGCGCTGCGGTATTTGGCGGCAAACTTTGACCCGGCCCGGATCCTGTTTGTTGACGGCTGGACGGGCAAGGGCGCCATTTCAAAGGAGCTTGCCGCAGCCCTTGATTCCTTTGAAGCCAGCGACGGCGTGCGCTTCCCCGCCGATCTTGCCGTGCTGGCCGATCCCGGCCACTGCGTCGAGCTCTACGGCACGCGCCAGGACTACCTGATCCCGTCCGCCTGCCTGAACTCCACAGTTTCCGGACTTGTCTCGCGCACCGTCTTCAACACCGAGCACATTGGCCCGAACGATTTCCACGGGGCCAAGTTCTATGCCGAATTGGCGCCCAGCGACGTCTCCGGCGATTTCTTGGACGCCATCTCGTCCCAGTTCTCCGGCGTGCGCGGCGCCGTTGCGGCGGAGCTTGCGGACGTGGCGGACGCGGACAGGACGCCCAGCTGGGTGGGCTGGCAGGCAGTTGAAGCCATCAGCTCCGAGTACGGCATCAACAACGTGAACCTGGTCAAGCCCGGCGTGGGCGAGACCACCCGTGTACTGCTGCGCCGGGTGCCCTGGAAGGTGCTGGTGAACCCTGGCGCCCGGGCTGATGTGGCCCACGTGCTGCTGCTGGCGCAACAACGCGGCGTGCCGGTGGAAGAGGTGCCGGGGCTGCCGTACAGCTGCGTCGGGCTGATCAATCCACTGTTCGACAAGAGCGCCGTGGGCGCCGATGGCAAGGCGGTGCACCATGCGTGA
- a CDS encoding HpcH/HpaI aldolase/citrate lyase family protein, translating into MRHFRYLTPSQLTRLFFRAPQELTADSDPGLLAVALGGTLYTPANRADLVKDVLRQRDLGCASMVLCLEDSIPDADVPAAEGNVIAALARLAEHDGDLPMLFVRVRTADQLLALSRRAGASLAVLTGFVIPKFDNETGTGATFLEALHTAQAEQGLDGRRVAGHAPGRHLRIMPILESPAVIHLETRAAALTHIHELLSANREDILSVRIGATDMSSAFGLRRSRDLTIYDVNVVATVIGDIVNVLGRPDSGFVISGPVWEHYANTERVLRPQLRLTPFMGASERELRTRIMTANLDTLIREIELDLANGLLGKTVIHPTHVALVHAMSVVSHEEFLDATVIAGNVGGGAAASPYRNKMNEMKPHQAWAQRILLRAQAFGVAADDVTFVDLLEASMA; encoded by the coding sequence ATGCGACACTTCCGGTACCTGACACCCTCCCAGCTGACCCGGCTGTTTTTCCGGGCCCCGCAAGAGCTCACTGCCGACAGCGATCCGGGGCTGCTGGCAGTTGCCCTGGGTGGCACCTTGTACACGCCGGCGAACCGCGCAGACCTGGTCAAGGATGTGCTGCGACAACGCGATCTGGGCTGCGCGTCCATGGTGCTGTGCCTTGAAGACTCCATCCCCGACGCCGATGTGCCGGCAGCCGAGGGCAATGTGATTGCGGCGCTGGCTCGTCTGGCTGAACACGACGGGGACCTGCCCATGCTGTTTGTGCGCGTGCGCACCGCCGACCAGCTGCTGGCCCTCTCCCGCCGGGCCGGGGCCAGCCTGGCGGTACTGACCGGTTTTGTGATCCCCAAGTTCGACAACGAAACAGGGACGGGAGCGACTTTCCTCGAGGCACTGCACACGGCGCAGGCCGAGCAGGGCCTGGATGGGCGCCGCGTGGCGGGCCATGCACCGGGCCGCCACCTGCGGATCATGCCCATCCTGGAATCGCCGGCCGTCATCCACCTGGAAACCCGGGCCGCGGCCCTGACACACATCCATGAACTCCTGAGCGCCAACCGTGAGGATATCCTGTCGGTGCGGATCGGCGCCACCGACATGTCCAGCGCCTTTGGCCTGCGCCGCTCCCGCGATCTGACCATTTACGACGTCAACGTGGTGGCCACCGTCATTGGCGATATTGTCAATGTCCTGGGCCGCCCCGACAGCGGCTTCGTGATCTCCGGACCCGTCTGGGAGCACTATGCCAACACCGAACGGGTGCTGCGCCCGCAGCTGCGCCTGACCCCGTTCATGGGCGCGTCGGAACGGGAACTACGCACCAGGATCATGACGGCGAACCTGGACACGTTGATCCGCGAGATCGAGCTGGACCTGGCCAACGGCCTGCTGGGCAAAACAGTCATCCACCCCACCCACGTTGCCCTAGTACACGCCATGAGCGTTGTCAGCCACGAGGAATTTCTTGACGCGACGGTAATTGCCGGGAACGTGGGCGGGGGCGCCGCCGCATCCCCGTACCGCAACAAGATGAACGAGATGAAACCTCACCAGGCCTGGGCGCAACGTATCTTGCTGCGGGCTCAGGCCTTTGGTGTGGCGGCCGATGACGTCACCTTTGTGGACCTCCTCGAAGCGAGCATGGCATGA
- a CDS encoding TerD family protein, giving the protein MATLVAGANAALTVENPGLDHVVVGLGWESIPSHGPSAELVPFAVMCDANGVAASNDHLVFFNQLVSADASVTFAGEEDQEQIDVDLSRVPEDIAKIVFFVYVDPDVRGKGTFAAVRNSHIRLSTAENREILRFEIPATNMDSVTALIFGELYRHRTEWKFRALGQGYTTGLAGVAKDFGISL; this is encoded by the coding sequence GTGGCAACACTAGTAGCCGGGGCTAACGCGGCCCTGACAGTTGAAAACCCCGGACTGGACCATGTGGTGGTGGGCCTGGGCTGGGAATCGATCCCCAGCCACGGCCCAAGCGCTGAACTGGTGCCCTTCGCGGTCATGTGCGACGCCAACGGCGTGGCCGCCTCCAACGACCACCTGGTGTTTTTCAACCAGCTGGTCAGCGCCGACGCCTCGGTCACCTTCGCCGGTGAGGAAGACCAGGAACAGATTGACGTTGACCTCTCACGGGTCCCGGAGGACATCGCCAAGATCGTGTTCTTTGTCTACGTCGACCCGGATGTGCGTGGCAAGGGTACCTTTGCTGCGGTGCGTAATTCCCATATCCGCCTCTCCACGGCCGAGAACCGGGAAATTCTGCGCTTCGAGATCCCCGCCACCAACATGGACTCCGTCACGGCCCTGATCTTCGGCGAGCTCTACAGACACCGCACCGAATGGAAGTTCCGCGCCTTGGGTCAGGGCTACACCACCGGCCTGGCCGGCGTGGCCAAGGACTTCGGAATCAGCCTCTAA
- a CDS encoding MFS transporter has protein sequence MSIPVALQTHEPSAEHSRHRRNQLVLVIGQLLSGVGVASGISVGGILAAQLAGTTAASGFVQTASTLGAGLVAVPLANLAVRAGRRWALSTGFALGALGAVLVLLSASLGQFWLMAVGMLFFGAASASGLQARYAAVDGVAPEKAGRAMAIVIWATTIGSVAGPNLSEPGRLLGVQLELVPLSGPFIFSLVAFLTAALVISTFFLGAPKKPAPAEKDDAGEPGAVAVPPQAPKKVKGHGAWAALRIAVRNPLALAALAAVTGGHMIMVGVMVMTPVSMNAHGHSLEIIGVVISLHIVGMYAASPVFGWLVDKIGALRVVLTGCAIFLAAIILGAVVSDSSDPLFMSIALTTLGLGWSACLIGGSSLLSASAPQEIRVPLQGASDMMMNFGAAGMAAVAGPVLAIGGFRWVNIVALVVLVPIVYLAVRAFRAAQDAAHLAAPHQDPAT, from the coding sequence ATGAGCATCCCCGTAGCCCTGCAAACCCACGAGCCCTCAGCCGAGCATTCACGCCACCGCCGGAATCAGTTGGTGCTGGTGATTGGCCAGCTGCTCTCGGGTGTGGGCGTGGCGTCGGGCATCTCTGTGGGCGGGATTCTGGCCGCTCAATTGGCCGGTACGACGGCGGCCTCCGGTTTTGTGCAGACAGCCTCCACCTTGGGTGCCGGGCTGGTGGCCGTGCCGCTGGCCAACCTCGCCGTCCGTGCGGGGCGCCGCTGGGCGTTGAGCACCGGGTTTGCGCTGGGCGCTCTCGGCGCGGTGCTGGTCCTGCTCTCCGCGAGCCTTGGCCAGTTCTGGTTGATGGCGGTGGGCATGCTGTTCTTTGGCGCCGCCAGTGCATCGGGTCTTCAGGCCCGGTACGCGGCGGTGGATGGCGTGGCCCCGGAAAAGGCCGGCCGGGCCATGGCGATCGTCATCTGGGCCACCACCATCGGTTCGGTGGCTGGTCCCAACCTCTCCGAACCCGGCCGCCTGCTGGGTGTACAACTCGAGCTGGTGCCACTCTCGGGCCCGTTCATCTTCTCCCTCGTCGCATTCCTCACGGCCGCGCTGGTGATCTCCACTTTCTTCCTGGGCGCACCCAAGAAGCCAGCCCCGGCGGAGAAGGACGACGCCGGTGAGCCCGGTGCCGTCGCCGTCCCTCCCCAGGCGCCCAAAAAGGTCAAGGGGCACGGAGCCTGGGCCGCGCTGCGCATTGCTGTACGGAACCCGCTCGCGCTGGCGGCGCTGGCCGCGGTGACCGGCGGGCACATGATCATGGTGGGCGTCATGGTGATGACGCCGGTGTCCATGAACGCGCACGGGCATTCGCTGGAGATCATCGGCGTGGTGATCAGCTTGCACATTGTGGGGATGTACGCGGCAAGCCCAGTGTTTGGCTGGCTCGTGGACAAGATCGGCGCGCTGCGGGTGGTCCTGACCGGTTGTGCCATCTTCCTGGCAGCGATCATCCTCGGCGCGGTGGTCTCGGACAGCAGCGACCCCTTGTTCATGTCGATCGCGCTCACCACCTTGGGCCTGGGTTGGTCCGCCTGCCTGATCGGCGGCTCGTCACTGCTCAGCGCCTCAGCCCCTCAGGAGATTCGAGTGCCGTTGCAGGGCGCCAGCGACATGATGATGAACTTTGGCGCCGCAGGCATGGCGGCCGTGGCCGGTCCGGTGCTGGCCATCGGCGGTTTCCGCTGGGTCAACATTGTTGCGCTGGTAGTGCTGGTCCCCATCGTGTACCTGGCCGTGCGGGCGTTCAGGGCGGCGCAAGATGCCGCGCACCTTGCCGCCCCACACCAGGACCCCGCGACCTGA
- a CDS encoding LysE/ArgO family amino acid transporter: MTPLEILSTTATGLGAGLALIIAIGAQNAFVLRQGLRGEHVGLVVLVCMLSDIVLIAAGIFGIGEVVQAVPAVVVVIRLAGAAFLLSYAALATKRAFRPGALNASAQQGSLNRKVVLATVLTLTWLNPHVYLDTVLLLGTLANQHGDLRWWFGAGAAMGSVIWFSALGFGAKLLRPVFAKPGAWRVLDGLIAVVMVVLGVKMALGI, from the coding sequence GTGACACCACTGGAAATCCTCTCGACCACAGCCACCGGCCTCGGTGCCGGGCTGGCGCTCATCATCGCCATCGGCGCCCAAAACGCGTTTGTGCTGCGCCAGGGACTTCGCGGCGAACATGTGGGGCTGGTGGTGCTGGTGTGCATGCTCAGCGATATAGTCCTGATTGCCGCAGGCATCTTCGGCATTGGTGAGGTGGTGCAGGCCGTGCCCGCAGTGGTGGTGGTCATCCGACTGGCGGGAGCGGCCTTCCTGCTCAGCTACGCGGCTCTGGCGACCAAACGGGCTTTCCGCCCGGGGGCCCTGAATGCCAGTGCGCAGCAGGGATCACTGAACCGCAAGGTGGTCCTGGCGACTGTGCTGACACTGACCTGGCTGAACCCACACGTGTACCTGGACACCGTGCTGTTGCTGGGTACCCTGGCCAACCAACACGGCGATCTGCGCTGGTGGTTTGGTGCCGGCGCGGCGATGGGAAGCGTCATCTGGTTCAGTGCCCTGGGATTCGGGGCCAAGCTCCTGCGGCCAGTGTTCGCCAAGCCCGGTGCGTGGCGGGTGTTGGACGGGCTGATCGCCGTGGTGATGGTTGTTCTCGGCGTGAAAATGGCGCTTGGAATCTAG
- a CDS encoding LysR family transcriptional regulator ArgP: MMTFQTDQLRTFLAVLECGTFDAAAQQLHVTGSAVSQRIKAMEQAAGQVLLQRTTPVAATTAGVVVHKLARQQRQLQADAAAELGLSGTTGTAIAVAVNADSLATWFMAALALVPPDAGLRFEVLREDEQHSAGLLRSGEAMAAVTATPDPVQGCTSVPLGAMNYRPVASTAFMRRWFPGGFSPELLATAPAVQFDRSDTLQSNFFTEVSASPLTGPQHYIPDTIQFSAAVQLGLGWGLMPAVHCRAGLSSGDLVELMPGHISSIGLYWQRWKIQSTALDLLTTAVVTAAAKALS, encoded by the coding sequence ATGATGACTTTTCAGACCGACCAGCTTCGCACCTTTCTGGCCGTGCTTGAATGCGGCACCTTCGACGCAGCCGCTCAGCAATTGCATGTCACCGGATCGGCGGTTTCCCAGCGGATCAAGGCCATGGAGCAGGCCGCCGGCCAGGTCCTGTTGCAACGCACCACCCCGGTTGCCGCAACTACCGCAGGCGTCGTAGTGCACAAGCTGGCCAGGCAGCAGCGCCAACTTCAGGCCGATGCCGCGGCGGAGCTGGGGCTGAGCGGAACAACCGGGACCGCCATTGCCGTAGCGGTCAACGCCGATTCTCTGGCCACCTGGTTCATGGCGGCACTGGCGCTGGTCCCCCCTGACGCCGGGCTAAGGTTTGAGGTCCTGCGCGAGGACGAACAGCATTCGGCCGGCCTGCTGCGCTCCGGCGAGGCCATGGCGGCGGTCACCGCCACACCCGATCCCGTGCAGGGGTGCACCTCGGTTCCACTTGGGGCCATGAACTACCGCCCCGTTGCATCGACTGCCTTCATGCGCCGTTGGTTCCCGGGAGGATTCTCCCCCGAGCTTTTGGCCACTGCACCGGCTGTGCAGTTCGACCGCAGCGACACGCTGCAAAGCAACTTCTTCACGGAAGTGAGCGCCTCACCGCTCACGGGACCGCAGCACTACATCCCCGACACCATTCAATTCTCTGCGGCCGTCCAGCTGGGGCTGGGTTGGGGGCTCATGCCGGCGGTTCATTGCCGCGCCGGGCTGAGCTCCGGTGACCTAGTGGAGTTGATGCCAGGCCACATCTCCAGCATTGGGCTGTATTGGCAGCGTTGGAAGATCCAGTCGACGGCGTTGGACCTGCTGACTACTGCCGTCGTCACTGCGGCGGCCAAGGCCCTTTCCTAG
- a CDS encoding phosphoribosyltransferase domain-containing protein — MSGRPSAPWSGGFLASGLDVRIHSDPASTVAVADLVGLALRRNPKRAHLLVSQVLAKHIPTEPALVIAAGELLGALVAQALAGAGQSPSTTTPPLGDYPPLQQAAAQLAALLTPGTLAGLRPDALGALTPLVAGLRTPVPEAVVIGYAETATGLGRLVANALGAYYIHSTRHATPGLAQAAGFQEGHSHATSHRLVPTDPHWLDGNGPVILVDDELSTGSTVINTIRELHALVPHSTYVVAALIDLRSAPDRERFDALAAELDCRISVVALGTGSIELGSDILDRAAELIDSLPQDSAPAAQTARSGHLSLLEFTAADIIPIRSDRFGNAAPPPQETVATVAGAVSDHLRQRGTHGPVVVVGTEENMFVPLAIAAELDTLRPDAGVRFSTTTRSPIVPIDRDDYAIAGALTFASHDLTADGPGIRFAYNLTGTGRRPGTIVVFPEPGTDTDAVMRGTAPDLPGLAPALQAAADHVVVVLLPADYPTPQPSAEEIP, encoded by the coding sequence ATGAGCGGGCGCCCTTCTGCGCCGTGGAGCGGCGGCTTTCTCGCCTCCGGCCTTGATGTCCGCATCCACTCCGATCCGGCGAGCACCGTGGCCGTGGCGGACCTGGTAGGTCTGGCCCTGCGCCGAAACCCCAAGCGCGCCCACTTGCTGGTGTCGCAGGTCTTGGCCAAGCACATCCCCACCGAACCCGCCTTGGTTATTGCCGCCGGGGAATTGCTGGGCGCCCTCGTGGCGCAGGCACTGGCCGGCGCAGGGCAGTCCCCGAGCACCACCACACCGCCGCTGGGGGACTACCCTCCCCTGCAACAGGCAGCAGCGCAGCTCGCGGCACTGCTGACACCGGGCACCTTAGCGGGTCTACGGCCCGACGCCCTTGGCGCCCTGACCCCGCTGGTGGCGGGACTACGCACCCCCGTGCCGGAGGCGGTCGTGATTGGCTACGCCGAAACTGCAACGGGTCTTGGCCGGCTCGTGGCCAACGCCCTGGGCGCCTACTACATACACTCGACCCGGCACGCCACCCCGGGGCTTGCCCAGGCTGCCGGGTTTCAGGAGGGTCATTCGCACGCCACCTCCCACCGTTTGGTGCCAACGGACCCGCACTGGCTGGACGGAAACGGCCCGGTCATCCTGGTCGATGACGAACTCAGCACCGGCTCCACGGTCATCAACACCATCCGCGAGTTGCACGCCCTGGTGCCGCACTCCACCTATGTGGTGGCCGCGCTGATCGACCTGCGCTCGGCACCGGACCGCGAGCGCTTTGACGCCCTAGCCGCGGAGCTGGACTGCCGGATTTCAGTGGTGGCCCTGGGGACCGGCTCCATAGAACTAGGCAGCGACATCCTGGACAGGGCCGCGGAGCTGATCGACTCTCTGCCGCAGGACTCTGCCCCTGCCGCGCAAACAGCACGGTCCGGTCACCTGTCACTGCTGGAATTCACAGCGGCGGACATTATCCCCATCCGCAGCGACCGCTTTGGCAATGCTGCCCCGCCACCGCAGGAAACCGTTGCCACCGTGGCCGGTGCCGTGTCCGACCATCTGCGCCAGCGAGGAACGCATGGCCCGGTGGTTGTGGTGGGAACCGAGGAGAACATGTTCGTGCCGTTGGCCATCGCTGCCGAACTGGACACCCTGCGCCCGGACGCCGGAGTACGGTTCTCCACCACCACCCGCTCCCCCATCGTCCCGATCGACAGGGACGATTACGCCATTGCCGGGGCACTCACCTTTGCCAGCCACGACCTGACGGCCGACGGGCCCGGGATCCGGTTTGCCTACAATCTCACGGGCACCGGCAGGCGCCCGGGAACCATCGTGGTGTTCCCGGAACCAGGAACGGACACCGACGCCGTCATGCGCGGCACGGCCCCTGACCTCCCGGGGCTGGCACCTGCGCTGCAGGCGGCGGCCGATCACGTCGTCGTCGTGCTCCTGCCAGCAGATTACCCCACACCCCAACCCAGCGCAGAGGAAATCCCATGA